A region from the Variovorax sp. V93 genome encodes:
- the tsaB gene encoding tRNA (adenosine(37)-N6)-threonylcarbamoyltransferase complex dimerization subunit type 1 TsaB, translating into MPRLLAFDTSTEHLSVAVRHGERLFTHSGAGGAQASSTLIPLILQLLAEAGLELAALDAIAFGRGPGSFTGLRTACSVAQGLAFGAGVPLLPVDTLLAVAEEARHAFGARQVVAVLDARMDQLYAARYDFDGGGALGGADVEPLLLAPEALEVPAGWSLAGNAFAAYGPRLAPAAARHEVLPTATAMLRLAPALLAAGRTVDAAHAWPLYVRDKVAQTTDERAAIKAAALAVPPVANP; encoded by the coding sequence ATGCCTAGGCTCCTGGCTTTCGACACCAGCACCGAGCACCTGTCGGTGGCGGTGCGCCACGGCGAGCGCCTGTTCACGCACAGCGGTGCCGGCGGCGCACAGGCGTCGAGCACGCTGATCCCGCTCATCCTGCAATTGCTGGCCGAGGCCGGGCTCGAACTTGCCGCGCTCGACGCCATCGCCTTCGGCCGCGGGCCGGGCTCCTTCACGGGCCTGCGCACCGCCTGCTCGGTGGCGCAGGGCCTGGCCTTCGGCGCCGGCGTGCCGCTGCTGCCGGTCGACACGCTGCTGGCCGTGGCCGAGGAGGCGCGCCATGCCTTCGGCGCGCGCCAGGTGGTGGCGGTGCTCGACGCGCGGATGGACCAGCTCTATGCCGCGCGCTACGACTTCGATGGGGGCGGTGCGCTGGGCGGCGCGGACGTCGAGCCGCTGCTGCTCGCGCCCGAAGCGCTCGAAGTGCCCGCCGGCTGGTCCCTCGCCGGCAACGCCTTTGCCGCCTACGGCCCGCGCCTGGCCCCGGCCGCGGCGCGCCACGAAGTGCTGCCGACGGCCACCGCCATGCTGCGGCTGGCGCCCGCGCTGCTGGCCGCGGGGCGCACGGTGGATGCGGCACATGCCTGGCCGCTCTATGTTCGCGATAAAGTGGCGCAAACCACCGATGAGCGTGCTGCCATCAAGGCGGCCGCGCTGGCGGTTCCACCTGTTGCCAATCCATGA
- the rimI gene encoding ribosomal protein S18-alanine N-acetyltransferase — MSAVLQPVEARLEPLTVERLDAVCAVEQTAYSHPWTRANFIDSMAVGYHCQCLLAPVSRPDLGTPITSLGETLIGYFVAMKGVDEVHLLNITVAPAFQRQGWAPLMLEALTGWSRAQGAQWLWLEVRQSNRRALDIYMRQGFRSVGVRKGYYPAHEGKREDAVVMSLRLNESGSAWGALR; from the coding sequence ATGAGCGCTGTCCTCCAGCCCGTCGAAGCCCGCCTCGAACCGCTCACCGTCGAGCGGCTCGATGCCGTCTGCGCGGTCGAGCAGACGGCCTACAGCCATCCGTGGACGCGGGCCAACTTCATCGATTCGATGGCGGTCGGCTACCACTGCCAATGCCTGCTGGCCCCGGTTTCGCGGCCCGACCTGGGCACGCCGATCACCAGCCTCGGCGAGACGCTGATCGGCTACTTCGTCGCCATGAAGGGCGTGGACGAAGTGCACCTGCTCAACATCACCGTGGCGCCGGCCTTCCAGCGCCAGGGCTGGGCGCCGCTGATGCTCGAGGCGCTGACCGGCTGGTCGCGCGCGCAGGGCGCGCAGTGGCTCTGGCTCGAGGTGCGCCAGAGCAACCGGCGCGCGCTCGACATCTACATGCGCCAGGGTTTTCGCAGCGTGGGCGTGCGCAAGGGCTACTACCCGGCCCATGAAGGCAAGCGCGAGGACGCGGTCGTCATGAGCCTGCGATTGAACGAATCAGGCTCTGCCTGGGGAGCCTTGCGATGA
- a CDS encoding L-threonylcarbamoyladenylate synthase: MILDGQSPEAIAEAVRVLRAGGLVAFPTETVYGLGADATSDMAVAGIFKAKGRPADHPLIVHVAAGIKGTEALSRFAQPLPPFAQKLVQAFWPGPLTLIVTRQPGVAAAAAGGQDTIGLRCPSHPVAQALLEACAEQGVPGLAGPSANRFGRVSPTTAQHVHDEFGDALTVIDGGACEVGIESTIVDCSRGAPVLLRPGLITRAQIEAAAGERLSNREVLETPDPRASGTLEAHYAPNAKLRLMDAKAIQAGLDVLGPGAAHIAVWTRAEVRSHSQRVLQRRMPDDAAASAHQLFAVLREFDAQGVKLIWVETPPDTPEWEGVRDRLHRASMG, encoded by the coding sequence ATGATCCTCGACGGCCAATCCCCGGAAGCCATTGCCGAGGCCGTGCGCGTGCTGCGCGCGGGCGGGCTGGTCGCGTTCCCGACCGAGACCGTCTACGGCCTGGGCGCCGACGCCACCAGCGACATGGCGGTGGCCGGCATCTTCAAGGCCAAGGGCCGGCCGGCCGACCATCCGCTGATCGTCCACGTGGCGGCCGGCATCAAGGGCACCGAGGCGCTGTCGCGCTTTGCGCAGCCGCTGCCGCCCTTTGCGCAGAAGCTGGTGCAGGCCTTCTGGCCCGGCCCGCTGACGCTGATCGTCACGCGCCAGCCCGGCGTGGCGGCCGCGGCCGCCGGCGGGCAGGACACCATCGGCCTGCGCTGCCCGTCGCATCCGGTCGCGCAGGCCCTGCTCGAGGCCTGCGCAGAGCAGGGCGTGCCGGGGCTCGCGGGCCCGAGCGCCAACCGCTTCGGCCGCGTGAGCCCCACCACCGCACAGCATGTGCATGACGAGTTCGGCGACGCGCTGACGGTGATCGACGGCGGCGCCTGCGAGGTGGGCATCGAGTCGACCATCGTCGACTGCAGCCGCGGTGCACCCGTGCTGCTGCGCCCGGGCCTGATCACGCGCGCGCAGATCGAGGCCGCCGCGGGCGAGCGCCTGAGCAACCGCGAGGTGCTCGAGACGCCCGATCCGCGCGCCTCCGGCACGCTCGAGGCGCACTACGCGCCGAACGCCAAGCTGCGGCTGATGGATGCCAAGGCCATCCAGGCCGGCCTCGACGTGCTCGGGCCGGGCGCGGCCCACATCGCGGTGTGGACGCGCGCCGAGGTGCGCAGCCATTCCCAGCGCGTGCTGCAGCGGCGCATGCCCGACGACGCGGCGGCCAGCGCACACCAGCTGTTCGCGGTGCTGCGCGAGTTCGATGCGCAGGGCGTCAAGCTGATCTGGGTCGAGACGCCACCCGACACGCCCGAATGGGAAGGCGTGCGCGACCGCCTGCACAGGGCGTCCATGGGCTAA
- a CDS encoding alpha/beta hydrolase family protein, with product MKKPQRQPSTPLHKIAALGGVTLLLAACGGGGGGGGIGVGLPPPVGDTGRGSVVTDPPEQTAKLSADQLRTNLQATDQGKALLQVAGTPRCGVEVRYLEYRTIGGKNEATNATAAIMLPSGADVACNGPRPVVLYAHGTTAARNYNLAKWTDSTQPAAGEGLTIAAMFAAQGYIVVAPNYAGYDKSTLPYHPYLNGDQQGKDMVDALTAARKTFTGIDATDAGSLLITGYSQGGYVAMAAHREMQATGRSVTASAPLSAPSAIGLLADYTFMGWPALGSTLFVPLLSASWQQQFGDVYGSTSDIYESQYAPGIDTLLPSLTPLTTLYANGKLPQLALFPAGATPGPVSPELSIFYGANNLIRQSYLTQAASDIQANPCPGNALPATAASLSTTSPLDCRPAVGFRKAARANDLRNWLPTRPVLMCGGANDPTVNFLSTRATAGYFRARGMPAAALTVVDLEDNATTDAYSAARAGFAQAKSTLAQNTPGSDADKRQAVTLAYHGTLVPPFCLASARGFFQGVLAAGG from the coding sequence GTGAAAAAGCCGCAACGACAACCATCCACTCCGCTGCACAAGATTGCGGCACTCGGCGGCGTCACGCTGCTGCTGGCGGCCTGCGGCGGCGGTGGAGGGGGCGGCGGCATCGGCGTGGGACTGCCGCCTCCCGTCGGCGACACCGGCCGCGGCTCGGTCGTCACAGACCCGCCCGAGCAGACCGCGAAGCTCTCGGCCGACCAGTTGCGGACCAACCTCCAGGCCACCGACCAGGGCAAGGCCCTGCTGCAGGTGGCCGGCACGCCCAGGTGCGGGGTCGAGGTGCGCTACCTCGAATACCGCACCATCGGCGGCAAGAACGAAGCCACCAACGCCACCGCCGCGATCATGCTGCCCTCCGGCGCCGACGTGGCCTGCAACGGACCGCGCCCGGTGGTGCTCTATGCGCACGGCACCACCGCCGCGCGCAACTACAACCTCGCCAAATGGACCGACTCCACCCAGCCGGCGGCCGGCGAAGGCCTCACGATCGCCGCCATGTTCGCGGCGCAGGGCTACATCGTGGTGGCGCCCAACTACGCGGGCTACGACAAGTCGACGCTGCCCTATCACCCGTACCTCAATGGCGACCAGCAGGGCAAGGACATGGTCGATGCGCTCACCGCGGCGCGCAAGACCTTCACGGGCATCGACGCCACGGACGCGGGCTCGCTGCTGATCACCGGCTACTCGCAGGGCGGCTATGTGGCGATGGCGGCGCACCGCGAGATGCAGGCCACGGGCAGGTCGGTGACGGCGTCGGCGCCGCTCTCGGCGCCTTCGGCCATCGGCCTGCTGGCGGACTACACCTTCATGGGCTGGCCGGCGCTCGGCAGCACGCTCTTCGTGCCGTTGCTCTCGGCCAGCTGGCAGCAGCAGTTCGGCGATGTCTACGGCAGCACCAGCGACATCTACGAATCGCAGTACGCCCCCGGCATCGACACCCTGCTGCCGAGCCTCACGCCCCTCACCACGCTGTATGCCAATGGCAAGCTGCCGCAGCTGGCGCTCTTTCCCGCGGGCGCGACGCCGGGGCCGGTGAGCCCGGAGCTGTCGATCTTCTACGGCGCCAACAACCTCATCCGCCAGAGCTACCTGACGCAGGCGGCCAGCGACATCCAGGCGAATCCCTGCCCGGGCAATGCGCTGCCTGCCACGGCCGCCTCGCTGAGCACGACCTCGCCGCTGGACTGCAGGCCGGCCGTGGGCTTCCGCAAGGCGGCGCGCGCCAACGACCTGCGCAACTGGCTGCCGACGCGGCCGGTGCTCATGTGCGGCGGCGCCAACGATCCGACCGTGAACTTCCTGAGCACCCGCGCCACCGCCGGCTACTTCCGCGCCCGCGGCATGCCCGCGGCCGCGCTGACCGTGGTCGACCTGGAAGATAACGCCACCACCGACGCGTATTCCGCCGCGCGCGCCGGCTTCGCCCAGGCCAAGAGCACCCTGGCGCAGAACACCCCCGGCAGCGACGCCGACAAGCGGCAGGCCGTCACCCTGGCCTACCACGGCACCCTGGTGCCGCCGTTCTGCCTGGCTTCGGCGCGAGGCTTCTTCCAGGGCGTGCTGGCCGCCGGCGGCTAG
- the dacB gene encoding D-alanyl-D-alanine carboxypeptidase/D-alanyl-D-alanine-endopeptidase — protein sequence MRLRRLSFFLRAACALSFTALAAPGALAQQALPGEVETALARAKVPRDAVTMLVADADGLRPPRLAWRTQVPVNPASIMKLVTTYAALDLLGPAYSWSTPVYVDGTVSNGVLNGNLYIKGQGDPKLVLERAWLLLRRVQGLGITTVSGDIVLDRSAFDGAIENDPAAFDGEPLRPYNASPEALLVNFKSVNMVFTPERGGQLARVSYEPPLASVSMQPTVALAPGECGDWRAAIKPDFSDPNRIRFMGALPAACGEKSWAVAYADPRTYGLRAIGGMWAEMGGRVGGQMRDGRVPAGLRPVFEFGSPPLAEVVRDINKYSNNVMAQQLFLTLGLTQRNRGSFEASRSALGQWWRERIGTGEAPPVFDNGSGLSRDERISAAALGKMLQVAWRSPLMPELVSSLPAMGVDGTLRKRTLRSGGAAHLKTGSLRDAAGVAGYVHGASGRRYVLVAIANGENAGAARAAFDALVDWTAQDN from the coding sequence ATGCGTCTTCGTCGTCTCTCCTTCTTCCTGCGCGCCGCCTGCGCGCTTTCCTTCACCGCCCTGGCCGCTCCGGGCGCGCTTGCACAGCAGGCCCTTCCGGGCGAAGTGGAGACCGCCCTTGCGCGCGCCAAGGTGCCGCGCGACGCGGTGACGATGCTGGTGGCCGACGCCGACGGCCTGCGCCCGCCGCGCCTGGCCTGGCGCACGCAGGTGCCGGTGAACCCGGCATCGATCATGAAGCTGGTCACGACCTACGCCGCGCTCGACCTGCTCGGGCCGGCCTACAGCTGGAGCACGCCGGTCTACGTCGATGGCACGGTGAGCAACGGCGTGCTCAACGGCAACCTCTACATCAAGGGCCAGGGCGACCCCAAGCTGGTGCTGGAGCGCGCCTGGCTGCTGCTGCGGCGCGTGCAGGGCCTGGGCATCACCACCGTGAGCGGCGACATCGTGCTGGACCGCAGCGCCTTCGACGGCGCGATCGAGAACGACCCGGCCGCCTTCGACGGCGAGCCGCTGCGGCCCTACAACGCCTCGCCCGAGGCGCTGCTGGTCAACTTCAAGTCGGTCAACATGGTCTTCACGCCCGAGCGCGGCGGCCAACTGGCGCGCGTGAGCTACGAGCCGCCGCTCGCCAGCGTGTCCATGCAGCCCACGGTGGCGCTCGCGCCCGGCGAATGCGGCGACTGGCGCGCGGCGATCAAGCCCGACTTCAGCGACCCGAACCGCATCCGCTTCATGGGCGCCCTGCCGGCCGCCTGCGGCGAGAAGAGCTGGGCCGTGGCGTATGCAGACCCGCGCACCTACGGCCTGCGCGCCATCGGCGGCATGTGGGCCGAGATGGGCGGCCGGGTCGGCGGCCAGATGCGCGACGGCCGCGTGCCGGCCGGGCTCAGGCCGGTGTTCGAATTCGGCTCGCCGCCGCTTGCGGAGGTGGTGCGCGACATCAACAAGTACAGCAACAACGTGATGGCGCAGCAGCTGTTCCTCACGCTCGGGCTCACGCAGAGGAACCGCGGCAGCTTCGAGGCCTCGCGCAGCGCGCTGGGCCAGTGGTGGCGCGAGCGCATCGGCACCGGCGAGGCGCCGCCGGTGTTCGACAACGGCTCGGGCCTGTCGCGCGACGAGCGCATCAGCGCCGCGGCGCTCGGCAAGATGCTGCAGGTGGCTTGGCGCTCGCCGCTGATGCCGGAGCTGGTGTCCTCGCTGCCCGCCATGGGGGTGGACGGCACGCTCAGGAAGCGCACGCTGCGCTCGGGCGGCGCGGCCCACCTGAAGACCGGCTCGCTGCGCGATGCCGCCGGCGTGGCCGGCTATGTGCACGGTGCAAGCGGCCGCCGCTACGTGCTGGTGGCGATTGCCAACGGCGAGAACGCGGGGGCCGCGCGCGCCGCGTTCGACGCACTGGTCGACTGGACGGCGCAGGACAACTGA
- a CDS encoding GDP-mannose pyrophosphatase, protein MTTLHDRVRVHEVTLLSDNWYTLKTTAFDWRRSDGQWQRMHRETYDRGNGATLLPYNLAQRTVLLTRQFRYPAFVNGHDELLIEAAAGLLDNAAPEERIRAEVEEELGYRLDAVQKVFEAFMSPGSVTEKLHFFLAEYEPSMRIGGGGGLAEEGEDIEVLELGIDEALAMVADGRIADAKTVMLLYHAQLHVFAPR, encoded by the coding sequence ATGACAACCCTCCACGACCGCGTCCGGGTGCACGAAGTCACCCTGCTTTCCGACAACTGGTACACCCTCAAGACCACCGCCTTCGACTGGCGGCGCAGCGACGGCCAGTGGCAGCGCATGCACCGCGAGACCTACGACCGCGGCAACGGCGCCACGCTGCTGCCCTACAACCTCGCGCAGCGCACGGTGCTGCTGACGCGGCAGTTCCGCTACCCGGCCTTCGTCAACGGGCATGACGAGCTGCTGATCGAGGCGGCCGCCGGCCTGCTCGACAACGCGGCGCCGGAGGAGCGCATCCGCGCCGAGGTGGAAGAAGAACTGGGCTATCGCCTGGACGCGGTGCAGAAGGTGTTCGAAGCCTTCATGAGCCCGGGTTCGGTGACCGAGAAGCTGCACTTCTTCTTGGCCGAATACGAGCCCTCGATGCGCATCGGCGGCGGGGGCGGCCTGGCCGAGGAGGGCGAGGACATCGAGGTGCTCGAGCTCGGCATCGACGAGGCGCTGGCCATGGTGGCGGACGGGCGCATCGCCGACGCCAAGACGGTGATGCTGCTGTATCACGCGCAACTGCATGTTTTCGCGCCGAGATAA
- a CDS encoding uracil-DNA glycosylase family protein — protein sequence MSAVQTLKLDARQRAMLDEMGVKVWWPMPEAAEAAPAGVEAAAVAEPPSAVRERAPAVAEAPSAAPTPAARPVAAVPAPAARPTAPALLAQGAAVLVDAPRRLYAEASAEAAQGGWLVVADMPPEADGRHGEPFAGDAGKLLDNMLRALQLHDGKTPVHLMRTHRGVGAGQPGSPRPMDEAFAEHAAALAPSLVLAMGPLAAQSLMQSTDPLGKLRGRAVPLPSASGVPVVATYHPAYLLRNPADKARAWADLCLAAEQQTPSN from the coding sequence ATGAGCGCGGTACAGACATTGAAGCTCGACGCCCGCCAGCGCGCGATGCTCGACGAGATGGGCGTGAAGGTCTGGTGGCCGATGCCCGAAGCTGCCGAAGCGGCGCCCGCGGGCGTGGAAGCGGCAGCGGTGGCCGAGCCGCCGTCCGCCGTCCGCGAGCGCGCGCCCGCCGTGGCCGAAGCGCCGTCCGCCGCGCCCACGCCGGCCGCAAGGCCCGTTGCAGCCGTACCGGCCCCGGCCGCGCGCCCCACCGCGCCCGCGCTGCTCGCGCAGGGCGCCGCCGTGCTGGTCGATGCGCCGCGCCGCCTCTATGCCGAGGCCTCGGCCGAGGCAGCGCAAGGCGGCTGGCTGGTGGTGGCCGACATGCCGCCCGAAGCCGACGGCCGCCACGGCGAGCCCTTTGCGGGCGATGCCGGCAAGCTGCTCGACAACATGCTGCGCGCCCTCCAGCTGCACGACGGCAAGACGCCGGTGCACCTGATGCGCACGCACCGCGGCGTCGGCGCCGGCCAGCCCGGCAGCCCGCGTCCGATGGACGAGGCGTTCGCGGAACATGCGGCCGCGCTGGCGCCGAGCCTGGTGCTCGCCATGGGCCCGCTGGCCGCCCAGAGCCTGATGCAAAGCACCGATCCGCTCGGCAAGCTGCGCGGCCGCGCGGTGCCGCTGCCCTCGGCCAGCGGGGTGCCGGTGGTGGCCACCTACCACCCCGCGTACCTGCTGCGAAACCCGGCCGACAAGGCCCGCGCCTGGGCGGATCTGTGCCTGGCCGCCGAACAGCAAACACCGTCGAACTGA
- a CDS encoding helix-turn-helix transcriptional regulator yields MSTTVDLVQALKNELKSARMTYADLARSLDMAESSVKRMLAKSDMPLSRVDAICRALKIDFAELARRVADAQPLLKELTQEQEKAVVKDKKLLLVAISVLSQWTLEQIVASYRISEAECIGCLAQLDRIGIIELRPLNRYRLKLAKTFRWRPHGPVMEFFRENVVLDYYRGGFDGPAEGLLLVHGSISRSLAPAFLERLQRVAQDFAQQHQTDQKLSAKDREGYTLLLGMRNWEFEAFTRLRRA; encoded by the coding sequence ATGAGCACCACCGTCGACCTCGTCCAAGCCCTCAAGAACGAACTCAAGAGCGCCCGCATGACCTACGCCGACCTGGCGCGCTCGCTCGACATGGCCGAATCCAGCGTGAAGCGCATGCTGGCCAAGAGCGACATGCCGCTGTCGCGTGTCGACGCGATCTGCCGCGCGCTCAAGATCGACTTCGCCGAGCTGGCGCGCCGCGTGGCCGACGCCCAGCCGCTGCTGAAGGAGCTCACGCAGGAGCAGGAAAAGGCGGTGGTCAAGGACAAGAAGCTGCTGCTGGTGGCCATCAGCGTGCTGAGCCAGTGGACGCTGGAGCAGATCGTGGCTTCGTACCGGATCAGCGAGGCCGAGTGCATCGGCTGCCTGGCGCAGCTGGACCGCATCGGCATCATCGAACTGCGCCCGCTGAACCGCTACCGGCTGAAGCTGGCCAAGACCTTCCGCTGGCGGCCGCACGGCCCGGTGATGGAGTTCTTCCGCGAGAACGTGGTGCTCGACTACTACCGCGGCGGCTTCGATGGCCCGGCCGAAGGGCTGCTGCTGGTGCACGGGTCGATCAGCCGCTCGCTCGCGCCCGCGTTCCTGGAACGCCTGCAGCGCGTGGCGCAGGACTTCGCGCAGCAGCACCAGACCGACCAGAAGCTCTCGGCCAAGGACCGCGAGGGCTACACGCTGCTGCTGGGCATGCGCAACTGGGAGTTCGAAGCCTTCACACGCCTGCGCAGAGCTTGA
- a CDS encoding DMT family transporter — MPALPRFSPRTIGIGAAVVTVLVWTAFIVIARASAARSLTPLDLALARICGASLVLVPWGAWMVMKGKRQKDGAASSLFGLSPLSLRVTAGAGIFGGVAYALLAYSGFFFAPAGHASVLMPGSLPLWTTLLAALVLRDRITPGRAFGLALIVAGDLVVGGRSLLHAFEGGEVWKGDLLFMAAAFCWACYSVVARRHGLDAVRATIAITVFALLAYVPAYGLLVAGGTVVSRIGAAPWGEVAFQMLFQGVGSVVVSGITFTKMIQYFGPVRSTMITALVPGLSAFGAVIWLDEPLYWNLIAGLLLVTAGILFGVQKTTAGGRAAARPAIPATAAGCRDA, encoded by the coding sequence ATGCCCGCCCTGCCCCGTTTTTCGCCCCGCACGATCGGCATCGGCGCGGCCGTGGTCACCGTGCTGGTCTGGACTGCCTTCATCGTGATCGCGCGGGCCTCGGCCGCGCGCTCGCTCACCCCGCTCGATCTGGCGCTCGCGCGCATCTGCGGTGCCAGCCTGGTGCTGGTGCCCTGGGGCGCCTGGATGGTCATGAAGGGCAAGCGGCAGAAGGACGGCGCCGCGTCGTCGCTGTTCGGGCTGTCGCCGCTGTCGCTGCGCGTCACGGCCGGCGCCGGCATCTTCGGCGGCGTGGCTTATGCCCTGCTGGCCTACAGCGGCTTTTTCTTCGCGCCCGCTGGCCACGCCTCGGTGCTGATGCCCGGCAGCCTGCCGCTGTGGACCACGCTGCTGGCCGCGCTGGTGCTGCGCGACCGCATCACGCCGGGCCGCGCCTTCGGCCTCGCGCTGATCGTGGCCGGCGACCTGGTGGTCGGCGGGCGCAGCCTGCTGCACGCCTTCGAGGGCGGCGAGGTCTGGAAGGGCGACCTGCTCTTCATGGCCGCGGCCTTCTGCTGGGCCTGCTACAGCGTGGTGGCGCGCCGCCACGGGCTGGACGCCGTGCGCGCGACCATCGCCATCACCGTGTTCGCGCTGCTGGCCTATGTTCCGGCCTACGGCCTGCTGGTGGCGGGCGGCACGGTCGTGAGCCGCATCGGCGCCGCGCCCTGGGGCGAGGTGGCGTTCCAGATGCTGTTCCAGGGCGTCGGCTCGGTCGTCGTCTCGGGCATCACCTTCACGAAGATGATCCAGTACTTCGGGCCGGTGCGCAGCACCATGATCACGGCGCTCGTGCCCGGCCTCTCGGCCTTCGGCGCGGTGATCTGGCTCGACGAGCCGCTTTACTGGAACCTGATCGCCGGCCTGCTGCTGGTGACCGCGGGCATCCTGTTCGGCGTGCAGAAAACAACAGCCGGGGGGCGCGCGGCTGCGCGACCCGCGATACCGGCCACCGCCGCGGGGTGCCGCGATGCCTAG
- a CDS encoding DeoR/GlpR family DNA-binding transcription regulator codes for MLTRQRKQHILSVLQRDGNVVAKSLSEELALSEDTIRRDLRELAAEGLLQRVHGGALPVAPAEADFAGRLQLATAEKVAIGRAAARLVRPGQVVFIDGGTTAVQMARHLPASLRATVVTHSPSVAVELAGHAGIEVVLIGGRLFRHSMVAVGAAAMDAISRVHADTCFLGVTGVHAEAGLTTGDVEEAAIKRALMAAAAETVVLASSEKIGAASAWVIHPVSAATSLLVSPEAPVAALAPLRKAGLAILRSDGG; via the coding sequence ATGCTCACCCGCCAGCGCAAGCAACACATCCTCTCGGTCCTGCAGCGCGACGGCAACGTCGTCGCCAAGTCGCTCAGCGAGGAGCTGGCGCTGTCGGAAGACACGATCCGCCGCGACCTGCGCGAGCTGGCCGCCGAGGGGCTGCTGCAGCGCGTGCACGGCGGCGCGCTGCCGGTCGCCCCGGCCGAAGCCGACTTCGCGGGCCGCCTGCAGCTCGCAACCGCGGAAAAGGTGGCCATCGGCCGCGCCGCGGCACGGCTGGTGCGGCCCGGGCAGGTGGTCTTCATCGATGGCGGCACCACGGCCGTGCAGATGGCGCGGCACCTGCCGGCCAGCCTGCGCGCCACGGTGGTCACGCACAGCCCGTCGGTGGCGGTCGAGCTGGCGGGCCATGCCGGCATCGAGGTGGTGCTGATCGGCGGGCGGCTGTTCCGGCATTCGATGGTGGCGGTGGGCGCCGCGGCCATGGACGCCATCTCGCGCGTCCACGCCGACACCTGCTTCCTCGGCGTGACCGGCGTGCATGCCGAGGCGGGCCTGACCACCGGCGACGTCGAGGAGGCCGCGATCAAGCGCGCACTCATGGCGGCCGCGGCCGAGACGGTGGTGCTGGCCTCGTCGGAAAAGATCGGCGCGGCCTCGGCCTGGGTCATCCACCCGGTCTCGGCCGCCACCAGCCTGCTGGTGTCGCCGGAAGCGCCCGTCGCCGCGCTGGCACCGCTGCGAAAGGCCGGGCTCGCCATCCTGCGCAGCGACGGCGGTTGA
- the pyrF gene encoding orotidine-5'-phosphate decarboxylase, translated as MTFLDKLATAQQKNGSLLCVGLDPEPAKFPGQLKGDASRIYDFCARIVDATAGLVIAFKPQIAYFAAHRAEAQLEQLMEHMRRNAPDVPVILDAKRGDIGSTAEQYAIEAFERYGADAVTLSPFMGFDSVAPYLKHQGKGAFLLCRTSNPGGSDLQGQRLADIEGQPFLYEHVAKLAQGPWNLNGQLGLVVGATYPAEIERVRELAPTVPLLIPGVGAQGGDAVATVRAGWRPDAPIIVNSSRAIIYASSGDDFAAAAQKAARTTRDALEAAK; from the coding sequence ATGACTTTCCTCGACAAGCTGGCCACCGCACAGCAAAAAAACGGTTCGTTGCTTTGCGTGGGGCTCGATCCGGAGCCAGCCAAGTTCCCGGGGCAGCTCAAGGGCGACGCCAGCCGCATCTATGACTTCTGCGCGCGCATCGTCGACGCGACGGCCGGCCTGGTCATCGCCTTCAAGCCGCAGATCGCCTATTTCGCGGCCCACCGCGCCGAAGCCCAGCTCGAACAACTGATGGAGCACATGCGCCGCAACGCGCCCGACGTGCCCGTGATCCTGGACGCCAAGCGCGGCGACATCGGCTCCACGGCCGAGCAGTACGCCATCGAGGCCTTCGAACGCTACGGCGCCGACGCCGTGACCCTGTCGCCCTTCATGGGCTTCGACTCGGTGGCGCCCTACCTCAAGCACCAGGGCAAGGGCGCCTTCCTGCTCTGCCGCACCAGCAATCCCGGCGGCTCCGACCTGCAGGGCCAGCGACTGGCGGACATCGAGGGCCAGCCCTTTCTCTACGAGCACGTCGCCAAGCTGGCGCAGGGCCCGTGGAACCTCAACGGACAGCTCGGCCTCGTGGTGGGTGCGACCTATCCGGCGGAAATCGAGCGCGTGCGCGAACTCGCGCCGACGGTGCCGCTGCTGATTCCGGGCGTCGGCGCCCAGGGCGGCGATGCGGTGGCCACGGTGCGCGCCGGCTGGCGCCCCGACGCGCCGATCATCGTGAACTCGTCGCGCGCCATCATCTACGCCTCCTCCGGCGACGACTTTGCCGCCGCGGCCCAAAAAGCTGCGCGCACCACGCGCGACGCACTAGAGGCCGCGAAATAA